The DNA region TTAAAATATCATGCCTTCTTCCTGGAGGAGAGAGCTGAAGGTGAATTTGAAGAGTGTTTAGTTTGCATAAGTATTATGAaaatgtgggtgtgagtgtgtgtgtgtgtgtgtgtgtgtgtgtgtgtgtgtgcgtgcgtgtgtgtccgtatgtgtcTGCGCGTGCACATGTTGAagtgatatactgtaagtgagagaatgaaagaatttGATCAGGAAATTCCTTTGACGGCTGGACACCTGTAAGTTAAAATATCATGCCTTCTTCCTGGAGGAGAGAGCTGAAGGTGAATTTGAAGAGTGTATAGTTTGCATAAGTATTATGAAAAtgcgggtgtgagtgtgtgtgtgtgtgtgtgtgtgtgtgtgtgtgtgtgtgtgtgtgtgtgtgtgtgtgtgtgtgtgtgtgtgtgtgtgtgtgagagagagagagagagagagagagaaagagatattcAGTGAGTGATACAGAGGTCATGTATTGCAGCCTCTGCCTATTTTCCTTGTTCCTGATGTGAGGTTAAGACTGACATATTTACTTAATGTGTGAAGTAGAGCAATggaatgtgttgttgttatgttcTACCCACAGCATTAGGGTGTTTTGGATAGTCATACTGTATACGCCGCAgccaggacagtgttttatgcaagttaaaagaaacaaaaccatattaataccatattaactgcccccctcgtggttgaagacattttgcaagaTCAATGTaaaagccgcagctaatagtcgggaaattacggtagcctTCAGTGTCACTGTCACTTTGTTATTGTTATGAAAGATTGAATTTCAGAAAGGATCCCACTGTCACAAATGGCGCCACTGTCAGTCAAATACATTAAAGGgttagtgtttgtttgtttgtttgtttgtttgttttctccccATCGGGGCGACACTGCTGGCCATTCCGGTGCCTTAAGTAAGTTGCTTTGTGATGCATTCCTAATAAACTGGAGTGAAAAAGGTGGCGATTGAGAGGACCCAAAACGTGTGATCATGGTGTTGGTGCATTTTGACATTATATACATTCTTGAGGAAGACTCAAACAGTGAACAGTTTGCAGTAAAGCTATTTATAATATTTTAGCTACATTTGGATGCCAGTTCTGTATTTTAGTGCCCtgcacacagtgtgtgatgCACGTGATGGTAACAGTGGCATTGTGCCTCCATGCCTGTGTCGCTGTCACTGACAACAACCACCATGATGCTGGGAGCAGTGCTCCTCTTTGTTTACCTTCaccaaaagaggaagagagggacacaAGGTTTTGTTACTCATCCACATTCACCACTAGTGCAGTGCAATGGCAGATCAAAACATGCTAGTCTACAGTTCCAAATAAAGAGAAGCCAAAACTAGACTAGCCAAAACATATGTTTTAATGAGAATGAATACCAGTCTGGTAATACTtaagaaaatacatttattatgatAATTCATTTTCATTGTATAACATTTTATAGCATACAATTATTGGGTGTGAATGTCAAACACCACAACAGTAGTAAAGACAAAACTAAATTGCAGTTGACGTGAGAGTCTGAATAATATGGTTTAATTTCCACATTTAAATGAGATTCTGCTAATAACTCAAAGACTCTTATGATAATGTACATTTTATAACATACAATTGTAGGGTCAAGACCAGAAAATGGATTACAATTTAACATCAGTAACCCTCAACCCACTGCTTCTTCTCCACTTTATAATAGTAATAGTCTGTAGTCTGTAATAACTCCTGTACAGGAAACATCCTTAATGCTAATAAACTACAAACATATTTTCAAAGAAGTTAACTCCTGATCCCTAAGTACCTATCTCCCATCATGCCAATCACACCTCCAATTAAACCGCCAACAACTCCTCCCGTCATGAAGCCAAAAAACGCCCCAATGTTCCCCCCTATCGCGCCACCTAATGCCCCTGCAGCATGTTTGTCCATCTGCCCGTTCCTGTTCAGGATGTCGGTGGTGAACGCTTTGCCGATTTTCCAACCGACCGTTACCCCCAGGGCCCCGCCTACTGCCTGCCCAAAGACTGGATGTATCACTTTCAAGAGTGAGACTGCTGCCCCACCAATAGTTCCACCCACAGCTCCACCTATGGCTCCCCCGGTGGTGCAAGCATCTCCATCACGCTTAGAGAGCACGATTGGTGTTACTTTCTGTCTTACGACTTGCTTCAAAAGTTCGTCTAGTTTTCCACAGCTTGTGACAGCAGGTTCCACAATGCTCTTGGCTGCTGTGACGACTTCTGACGAACCCTTGGATTCGTGTGCACCACTGAATAGTTCTAGCACCGCTGCGATAACTGCTAAGCTTACGAGGGTTAAGGCCGCCGTTACAcctgtaaacagtattgtgatgaGCCCCAGAGCTGAAAGCATCAAGGCAAAATATTGCCAAACAAGTTTCTGGTCGATAATGTTTATCCCCTTCTCATTCTCCGCTTGATTGCTGTGTTCTTCTCCCTTTGCTTCTTGCACGTTGGTAGAGGTGTGGGTAGCTGTAATTGCACAGACGTAACAgttatcacaaaaaaaaacagttgatgTAAGTTATTTTAGTTGACAAGTTTGGCAATGTTTAACAATGGTCTAGAACTGTATAAATCATGGTTTCATTCACTGACACACCTTTGGATGTATGTCGTCTGTTGGATACCGTGAGCACCACCAGGATTGCCACCAAGCTCCCAAGCAGCCCGATGACTCCAAAGATTGTTGTGATGTGTCCTAAGGATGTGATAAGTCCTACGGCTATGGCTGAAAGCACTGAAATGAAACATTGTTGTCCTCCAAGAAATGTCTTCTTCAACCAATTGCCTAAATATTTCCCTCCAACAGCCCCTAGCAGTGCTCCCATAAAGCCTCCAATAACCCCTCCTGCCATGAGGCCAAACAATGCTCCAAAGCCGCCCGCTAacgcgccccctagtggccctGCGATGCCTTTGTCTGTTATTGCGTTCCTTCTCAGGATTTCGCTGGTGAATGCCTGGCCAAATATCCTACCCAAAACTACACCCAGTGCGACCCCAGTTGCCTGTCCGAATACCGGGAGCACATCCCCCAGGAGGGTATTCACTGTCCCCCCAACAGCTCCACCAACTGCTCCACCTAGTGCTGCTCCTACAGCGCCATACTCAGAGACCACAAGAGATGCAAGTCCCTTCTCTTTGACAGGATCCAAACCTCCAGCTAGATTTACACATCTCGTGACCACAGTCCTGACCATGGTTTGAAGAATACCTTCAGCTAGTCTAACATTCGCCCCGGCTATCGCTGTGACTATGTCTGAGATCACAATTCTCCAGGTGAGCACTGTTAAGCCCACGGCCACAATTGAGATGGGCGCCCCAGCTGCAAGCATGATCTGGACATGTTCCATCTTCTCTCCAAGGAACCTCTTGTAGGGCCGGTTATCCACTCTCCTGTGTTGTAATCTGAAAGACAAAAAgcatcacacacccacacacacaacagaaaagatagttactgaaatgtttgaAGATCTCTTCAAAATGTCAATGCAATATATTTCCTGCCAAAATGTAGTTTAACTTTGCTTTTATTTAGCCCCCTTCGGATTCGGAAGGTCAACcgagcatgaatgtgtgtgtgggaggcatTTCCATCGTTGAAAGACATGAATAACAATATGGTGATATACATTAAGTAGATACATTTCTTTATGTCAAATTACATGgtcaacttggggttaagtgccttgctaaagAGCACAACAGTGGTAGCCGGGATTGAACCGATACgttttaggctactgtacactAGCCCAGCTTCTTAACCACTACCACCATTCCCCTCTTTGCAAATGAAATTCCACTGAAACCACCATCTTCATACTTTTATGAGTTTAGCTGAACATACTGAGTTTAGGTTAGACGTTTAAACAAACTGAACTGActgttgtgtttattttacaTTTCTTAGAGCTGATATTGTTTGATGATAATGATTCATGTTTGTTAGTAATTATTTTAAATTTATTTGTTGCAAATAAAAGATGGGTTTATAGAAATATACTTGTAACCACATTCATAAAACAATGCTATGGAAAGGCTTTAGAAAATGCAATGAACATGATCATCCAGCCTTTCAAATGTACTCTACTtaagaataaaacaaatattctaaaaacagaataaaagaCTGATTACCTGCTGTATCAGTTTGTTCCACAGGTGTGAACGTCCTGACTGGTTGGTGCCTCGTACTGTGTAtccttgagtgtgtttgtgtgaggtatACGACTGACTGATCACATCTGCTGGGAGCTCTTCTGCCACCGCTCAGAGGGTGTGCCTCATTTTTCCTCAGGTCGTGTATGTGgttgagtatgtgtatgtcccgtgtgtgtgtgtgtgtgtgtgtgtgtgtgtgtgtgtgtgtatatatgtgtgtgtgtgtgtgtgtgtgtgtgtgtgtgtgtatgtgtgtgtgtgtgtgtgtgtgtgtgtttctgcatgtttgtgttcacaaaaacaatgtcGAATAGGAGGACATGTATATGGACATTGGATCTCATAGAAATGAAAAGACAGGATACCTCAAATTAATATCTGCCTGCTGATGGTGTGAATATACAGTGTGAAACGGGCTGGTAGTGTAGTGGCAGTGGCTAGACAAGTTGTGGGATCAATTCCTGGCTGTCTGCTGTGTCACTGAGCAAGGCACTTCACCAGCAGTTGTTGTGAGCACTAAACCCTGAGCTGTTCTGGTGAGACTGGCCCTTGTGATAATTgacatatgtactgtaagtagtgTTGCTTCAGccaagtgagtgagtaagtgagggAGACGAGTCAAAAATGCTCTCCTGTACCAACCTTCATagcaaaacagcacacacacacacacacacacacacacacactgtgtgtgtgtgtgtgtgtgtgtgtctgtgtgtgtctgtgtgtgtctgtgtttgtttgagttagtggacagtgtgtatgttttgtacaTTCTAtgtgagggtgtttgtgtgtgtgtgtgtgtgtgtgcacgtgttaaagtgaaagtaaagaaaatga from Sardina pilchardus chromosome 1, fSarPil1.1, whole genome shotgun sequence includes:
- the LOC134070335 gene encoding uncharacterized protein LOC134070335; the protein is MEHVQIMLAAGAPISIVAVGLTVLTWRIVISDIVTAIAGANVRLAEGILQTMVRTVVTRCVNLAGGLDPVKEKGLASLVVSEYGAVGAALGGAVGGAVGGTVNTLLGDVLPVFGQATGVALGVVLGRIFGQAFTSEILRRNAITDKGIAGPLGGALAGGFGALFGLMAGGVIGGFMGALLGAVGGKYLGNWLKKTFLGGQQCFISVLSAIAVGLITSLGHITTIFGVIGLLGSLVAILVVLTVSNRRHTSKATHTSTNVQEAKGEEHSNQAENEKGINIIDQKLVWQYFALMLSALGLITILFTGVTAALTLVSLAVIAAVLELFSGAHESKGSSEVVTAAKSIVEPAVTSCGKLDELLKQVVRQKVTPIVLSKRDGDACTTGGAIGGAVGGTIGGAAVSLLKVIHPVFGQAVGGALGVTVGWKIGKAFTTDILNRNGQMDKHAAGALGGAIGGNIGAFFGFMTGGVVGGLIGGVIGMMGDRYLGIRS